The Plasmodium yoelii strain 17X genome assembly, chromosome: 8 genome includes a region encoding these proteins:
- a CDS encoding ADP-ribosylation factor, putative, translating into MGNIIVDFARDCCNKYFKKKIIFQIRVCGPAQSGKTTFVKHLLHNKFLKVKPTEGLSVEKIDFEEFTVIIWDSRHAIEDNESINRLDIDALIYFVDLSDHGRLKIAKKKFFKALQDYNNVEHFLIVASKHDKKQCMLLEHVRDELKLDHIVDRNCHLVACSSKTGYEIESSMNWLFNQLMIKRKRNTCFVK; encoded by the exons ATGGGGAATATAATAGTGGATTTCGCTCGAGATTGctgtaataaatattttaaaaaaaaaattatttttcaaataagaGTATGTGGGCCAGCACAAAGCGGAAAAACAACATTTGTAAAACATTTATTACACAATAAATTTTTGAAAGTAAAGCCAACAGAAG gTCTATCTGTTGAAAAGATCGACTTTGAAGAATTTACAGTTATTATATGGGATTCGAGACATGCAATAGAAGATAat GAGTCTATTAATAGACTAGATATAGACGCTTTGATTTACTTTGTTGATTTGTCAGATCATGGAAGATTAAAAATtg caaaaaaaaaattttttaaagcaCTACaagattataataatgtagAGCATTTTTTAATCGTTGCCAGTAAGCATGACAAAAAGCAATGTATGTTGCTCGAACATGTCAGAGATGAATTAAAATTAGATCATATTGTCGATAGGAATTG cCATTTAGTTGCTTGTTCATCAAAAACTGGCTATGAAATTGAGTCCAGTATGAATTGGCTTTTTAACCAACTTATGATTAAAAGGAAAAGAAATACATGTTTTGtaaaataa
- a CDS encoding inosine-5'-monophosphate dehydrogenase, putative has protein sequence MANGWDAEKIFGSTISYTYDDIICMPGYIDFPLSEIDLSNNLTKDISLKTPIISSPMDTVTEHKMAISMALCGGLGIIHNNMSIENQIEEVKKVKRFENGFIFDPYTFSPEHTVADVLCVKNKVGYKSYPITSDGKVGSKLVGIITGIDYLYLTNPDVKIKEIMTTELVTGKYPISLSDANKVLCDEKKSILPIVNDNYELIALVCRNDMHKNRIFPHASKRENKQLIVGASISTRESDLEKVNKLAQNMIDIICIDSSQGNSIYQIDMIKKIKSAYPDMPIIAGNVVTSNQAKNLIDAGADVLRIGMGSGSICTTQDVCAVGRAQGTAVYHVSNYAHTRNIKTIADGGIKNSGNIVKALSLGADFVMLGNLLAATEESCSEYYFENNVRLKMYRGMGSMEAMYNKQFNSKSRYLVEDKIFGTVYDPTNDIKISQGVSASLVDKGSVLNLIPHLVKAVKHGFQSIGIRNIQQLHSKLYSGDLKFDIRSINSIKEGKVSDNLIFNTKK, from the coding sequence ATGGCAAATGGGTGGGACGCTGAGAAAATATTTGGGAGCACGATTTCGTATACATATGATGATATAATATGTATGCCTGGATATATAGATTTCCCACTAAGTGAAATAGATTTATCCAATAATCTGACAAAAGATATATCCTTAAAAACGCCCATAATATCATCCCCTATGGATACTGTAACTGAACATAAGATGGCAATTTCAATGGCCTTATGTGGTGGGTTAGgtattatacataataatatgagCATAGAAAATCAAATTGAAGAagtaaaaaaagtaaaaagaTTTGAAAACGGGTTCATATTTGATCCTTATACATTTTCACCTGAACATACAGTTGCAGATGTATTATGTGTCAAAAATAAAGTTGGATATAAATCATATCCTATAACATCAGATGGTAAAGTAGGTTCTAAATTGGTGGGAATAATTACTGGAAtcgattatttatatttaactaaCCCTGAtgtgaaaataaaagaaattatgACTACTGAATTAGTAACAGGAAAATATCCAATATCTCTATCAGATGCAAATAAAGTATTAtgtgatgaaaaaaaaagtattttACCAATTGTTAATGATAATTATGAACTTATAGCATTAGTATGTCGAaatgatatgcataaaaatAGAATCTTTCCTCATGCAtctaaaagagaaaataaacaattgATTGTCGGTGCATCTATATCAACTAGAGAATCAGATTTAGAAAAGGTTAATAAATTAGCACAGAATATGATagatattatatgtatagattCATCACAAGGTAATAGTATTTATCAAATtgatatgattaaaaaaataaaatccgCATATCCAGATATGCCAATTATTGCTGGTAATGTAGTTACAAGTAACCAAGctaaaaatttaatagatGCAGGAGCAGATGTATTAAGAATTGGAATGGGAAGTGGTTCTATATGTACTACACAAGATGTATGTGCTGTTGGGAGAGCACAAGGAACAGCAGTATATCATGTAAGCAACTATGCACATActagaaatataaaaacaatagcAGATGGTGGAATTAAAAATTCAGGAAATATAGTAAAAGCATTATCATTGGGTGCTGATTTTGTTATGTTAGGAAATTTATTAGCAGCTACAGAAGAAAGTTGTAGTGAATactattttgaaaataatgtaagattaaaaatgtatagaGGTATGGGTAGTATGGAAGCAATGTATAATAAACAATTTAATTCCAAAAGTAGATATTTAGTAGAAGACAAAATATTTGGTACTGTATATGATCCTacaaatgatataaaaatatcacAAGGTGTTTCAGCAAGTTTGGTTGATAAGGGTTCTGTACTTAATTTGATTCCACATCTAGTTAAGGCAGTTAAACATGGATTCCAAAGTATAGGTATTAGAAATATACAACAATTACActcaaaattatattctGGCGATTTGAAATTTGATATAAGATCTATTAACAGCATAAAAGAGGGAAAAGTCAGCGATAACCTCATATTTAACACCAAGAAGTGA
- a CDS encoding U4/U6 snRNA-associated-splicing factor, putative, whose amino-acid sequence MSNNQDNKRRRVYLTNENDIDGNENKESLNDCLSVNMSQYDEDYGENDKKISKHFLIENLSDQSLLLNKLKTLEENKLYVKNVNENLTKTDFDIFFSNIIGYVDTRIIFKSSKKSKKFAYIEFDTKENALNFLNTLEDSHVEKFKKFFIQNNILYACISDPQKNIYEQNIIFIKFINLVTQTDEDIINQIKQFLISHSISVFDIRLLGDPASKHGYVEVEKNEDVVKCVEEIKRCILEDGITECIMNYSIPIIKKKIIPDIEKIKIKKEKNKQMKDEKRKEENSAIIVVKNLHYNTRKYKLEQFFQQIGEIESINLSKKTSEKNNKRNKGYAFVTFKNKDDATAALILNDSIIDGRNILISKFIDNIKDNQKGDKKKKINYEHEDVFNEQNDQRNSLAHLNDSKRWNNPTQKIKHIHHERHKFIEKKRINLKDEDNNINLIIEKKANEPSCPMSNDDFRKLFFK is encoded by the exons ATGAGTAACAATCAAGATAACAAAAGAAGAAGGGTATATTTAACcaatgaaaatgatatagATGGGAATGAGAATAAAGAAAGTCTAAATGATTGCTTATCTGTTAATATGAGCCAGTATGATGAGGATTATGgcgaaaatgataaaaaaatatctaaacattttttaatcgAAAATTTAAGCGATCAaagtttattattaaataaattaaaaacattAGAAGAGAACaaattatatgtaaaaaatgttaatgaaaatttaacaaaaacagattttgatatatttttttcaaatattataGGTTATGTAGATACAcgaattatttttaagtCATCAAAAAAGTCAAAAAAATTTGCATACATAGAATTTGATACTAAAGAAAAtgcattaaattttttaaatacgtTAGAAGATAGTCATGtagaaaaatttaaaaaattttttattcaaaataatattctttatgcatgtatatctgatcctcaaaaaaatatttatgaacaaaatataatttttattaaatttattaatctAGTTACTCAAACAGATGAAGATATAATTAACCAAATTAAACAATTTCTAATCTCTCATTCTATATCTGTCTTTGACATAAGGCTTCTTGGAGATCCTGCCTCAAA GCATGGGTATGTCGAGgtggaaaaaaatgaagatgtGGTAAAATGTGTTGAAGAAATAAAACGGTGCATTTTAGAAGACGGAATAACCGAGTGCATTATGAATTATTCCATcccaataataaaaaaaaagataataccagatatagaaaaaattaaaataaaaaaagaaaaaaataagcaaatgaaagatgaaaaaagaaaagaagaaaatagtGCAATTATTGttgtaaaaaatttacattataatacaagaaaatataaacttgaacaattttttcaacaaattgGAGAAATTGAAAGTATAAATTTAAGTAAAAAAACAtccgaaaaaaataataaaagaaataaaggTTATGCTTTTGtaacttttaaaaataaagatgatGCTACAGCAGcattaatattaaatgatTCTATTATTGACGGAcgaaatatattaatatcaaAGTTtattgataatataaaagataaTCAAAAAggagataaaaaaaaaaagattaaTTATGAACATGAAGATGTTTttaatgaacaaaatgatcAGAGAAATTCATTAGCACATCTTAATGATTCCAAACGATGGAATAATCCAAcgcaaaaaataaaacatatacatCATGAAAGACACAaatttatagaaaaaaaacgaataaaCTTAAAAGACGAAGATaacaatattaatttaattatagaaaaaaaagctAACGAACCATCATGTCCTATGTCAAATGATGATTTTAGAaaactattttttaaataa
- a CDS encoding ubiquitin-conjugating enzyme E2, putative: MANIAKELLKKQFIELSRDHNVGFSVGLVDDSNFFEWNVCFEGPKNTLYEGGIYNATLSFPSNFPNQPPQMKFNQEMWHPNVYPDGRVCISILHPPGIDIYNEQEKPEERWRPIWSVEGILVSVISMLNEPNLESPANVDAAVQIKNNLNEYKKKVRALARMC; the protein is encoded by the exons atggcaaACATAGCTAAAGAGCTTTTgaaaaaacaatttatag AACTTTCAAGAGATCATAATGTTGGCTTTTCAGTTGGTCTTGTAGATGATTCGAATTTTTTTGAATGGAATGTTTGTTTTGAGGGTCCTAAAAATACTTTATATGAAG GAGGAATATATAATGCCACTTTGTCATTCCCTTCGAATTTTCCAAATCAACCACCTCAAATGAAATTCAACCAAGAAATGTGGCATCCAAATG TTTATCCTGATGGAAGAGTTTGCATAAGCATATTGCACCCCCCAG GCATTGACATTTATAATGAACAAGAAAAACCAGAAGAAAGGTGGAGACCAATCTGGTCTGTTGAGGGAATTTTAGTTAGTGTGATTTCCATGTTAAATGAACCCAATTTAGAATCACCTGCCAATGTAGATGCAGCG gtacaaataaaaaataatcttaacgagtacaaaaaaaaagttagGGCATTAGCAAGAATgtgttaa